The sequence GCTTCTCTTCTTCCTGTACGGTGCGCGCCTATCGCCGCGCGAAGCCATCAACGGCATCAAGCACTGGAAACTTCACCTGACGATCCTGGCGTTCACCTTTGTGGTCTATCCCGTGGTCGGCCTTGCACTCAGACCGCTCACGGCATTCATCCCCAGGGATCTCTACCTAGGCATCCTCTACCTGACGCTCGTGCCGTCGACGGTGCAGTCCTCAGTGGCCTTCACGTCCGTCTCGAGGGGAAACGTCGCCGGCGCCATCGTCTCGGCATCAGCGTCCAACTTGGCGGGTGTCATCCTCACCCCACTGCTCGTTATGGCACTCATGGGCGCGGGCGACGGAATACACATCGATAGTTCGGTCTTCGTTGAGATTTCAGTCCTCTTGCTCCTGCCATTCGTGCTCGGTCAGCTCACACGGCGATGGACGGGCAAGATCGCCGCAAGCAAGGCCACCAAAATAGTGGACCGTGGATCCATCGCAATGGTCGTGTATGCGGCCTTTTCAAAGGGCATGGTGGACGGAATATGGGCGTCGATAAGCATCTGGCAGATCCTGTTCCAGATACTCTTCTCTACAGCACTAGTCTTCTTCATGCTGTGGCTCACCAAAATCGTCAGCGCGAAGCTCGGGTTTAGCCGCGAAGACTCCATCGCCATCCAGTTCTGCGGCTCGAAGAAGTCCCTAGCAACGGGCCTACCGATGGCATCGGTCATCTTCGCATCCGGTAGCACGTCGCTCGGACTGCTTATCCTGCCACTCATGATTTACCACCAGGTTCAGCTCATGATTTGCGCGTCTGTGGCTTCGCGCTACGCACGGGTAGAGTGAGGCATCATGAAAACTCTCTACGTCCGCACCACCATGTCTATCCCGGAAGTAGGCACCGCCGTCCATATCGCGGAGATGCAGGAAATTAGTGAGACCGCCTGCTCCATGCAGCGCATGATTGCGCTCGCGCCGAATGAATCTATCGTCGGTGCAGCCACCCCGCAGGCCTCGGTGGGCAATGCGGA is a genomic window of Corynebacterium singulare containing:
- a CDS encoding bile acid:sodium symporter family protein, translated to MLERLKNLDPLIILILCAVAIAVVFPARGGFADTFDALTNIGIALLFFLYGARLSPREAINGIKHWKLHLTILAFTFVVYPVVGLALRPLTAFIPRDLYLGILYLTLVPSTVQSSVAFTSVSRGNVAGAIVSASASNLAGVILTPLLVMALMGAGDGIHIDSSVFVEISVLLLLPFVLGQLTRRWTGKIAASKATKIVDRGSIAMVVYAAFSKGMVDGIWASISIWQILFQILFSTALVFFMLWLTKIVSAKLGFSREDSIAIQFCGSKKSLATGLPMASVIFASGSTSLGLLILPLMIYHQVQLMICASVASRYARVE